From a region of the Micropterus dolomieu isolate WLL.071019.BEF.003 ecotype Adirondacks linkage group LG21, ASM2129224v1, whole genome shotgun sequence genome:
- the fbp1a gene encoding fructose-1,6-bisphosphatase 1a isoform X2 translates to MLAQGFRGPSATMSERGAFDTDVVTMTRFVMEEGKKAKGTGELTTLLNSLCTAVKAISCAVRKAGIAHLYGIAGSTNVTGDQVKKLDILSNDLIINMIKSSFTSCVLVSEENEKAIIIEPERQGKYIVCFDPLDGSSNIDCLVSIGTIFAIYKKTTDHEPCEKDALQPGRTLVAAGYALYGSATMMVISTGQGVNCFMLDPAIGEFILVDRDVKIKKRGKIYSLNEGYAKHFEPAVTEYLQKKKFPQDGTEPYGARYIGSMVADVHRTLMYGGIFLYPGNVKSPKGKLRLLYEGNPMAFIIEQAGGMASTGYETILDIQPESIHQRAPVAMGSPDDVLEYVAICQKYAKK, encoded by the exons ATGCTTGCACAAG GCTTCAGAGGACCATCTGCCACCATGTCTGAACGAGGAGCCTTCGACACCGACGTGGTCACCATGACCCGGTTCGTTATGGAGGAGGGCAAGAAGGCGAAAGGCACCGGAGAGCTGACAACGCTGCTGAACTCGCTGTGCACGGCGGTGAAGGCAATTTCCTGCGCTGTGCGCAAAGCTGGGATCGCCCATCT TTATGGTATTGCTGGCAGCACCAATGTGACAGGTGATCAGGTGAAGAAGCTGGACATTCTCTCCAATGATCTGATCATCAACATGATCAAGTCATCTTTTACCTCCTGTGTGCTGGTGTCTGAAGAGAATGAAAAGGCCATCATTATAGAGCCAGAAAGACAG GGCAAATACATTGTGTGCTTTGATCCTTTGGATGGCTCCTCCAACATCGACTGTCTCGTCTCCATTGGAACAATCTTTGCCATCTACAAAAAG ACCACAGATCACGAGCCCTGTGAGAAGGACGCCCTGCAGCCTGGCAGGACCCTTGTGGCGGCAGGCTACGCCCTCTACGGCAGCGCCACCATGATGGTGATCTCCACTGGCCAGGGAGTCAACTGCTTCATGCTCGACCCA GCGATTGGCGAATTTATCCTGGTTGATCGGGATGTGAAGATCAAGAAGCGAGGCAAGATTTACAGCTTGAATGAAGGTTATGCAAAACACTTTGAACCCGCCGTCACAGAGtacctgcagaagaagaagttcCCTCAG GATGGCACTGAGCCCTACGGTGCCCGTTACATTGGCTCCATGGTGGCAGACGTCCACCGAACGTTGATGTATGGAGGCATCTTTTTATATCCAGGAAATGTAAAGAGCCCCAAAGGAAAG CTGCGGCTGCTGTATGAAGGCAACCCCATGGCCTTCATCATAGAGCAGGCGGGCGGCATGGCCTCCACCGGCTACGAGACCATCCTGGACATCCAGCCTGAGAGCATCCATCAGCGGGCTCCCGTGGCTATGGGTTCCCCAGACGACGTGCTGGAGTACGTCGCCATCTGCCAAAAATATGCCAAGAAGTGA
- the fbp1a gene encoding fructose-1,6-bisphosphatase 1a isoform X4, with protein sequence MSERGAFDTDVVTMTRFVMEEGKKAKGTGELTTLLNSLCTAVKAISCAVRKAGIAHLYGIAGSTNVTGDQVKKLDILSNDLIINMIKSSFTSCVLVSEENEKAIIIEPERQGKYIVCFDPLDGSSNIDCLVSIGTIFAIYKKTTDHEPCEKDALQPGRTLVAAGYALYGSATMMVISTGQGVNCFMLDPAIGEFILVDRDVKIKKRGKIYSLNEGYAKHFEPAVTEYLQKKKFPQDGTEPYGARYIGSMVADVHRTLMYGGIFLYPGNVKSPKGKLRLLYEGNPMAFIIEQAGGMASTGYETILDIQPESIHQRAPVAMGSPDDVLEYVAICQKYAKK encoded by the exons ATGTCTGAACGAGGAGCCTTCGACACCGACGTGGTCACCATGACCCGGTTCGTTATGGAGGAGGGCAAGAAGGCGAAAGGCACCGGAGAGCTGACAACGCTGCTGAACTCGCTGTGCACGGCGGTGAAGGCAATTTCCTGCGCTGTGCGCAAAGCTGGGATCGCCCATCT TTATGGTATTGCTGGCAGCACCAATGTGACAGGTGATCAGGTGAAGAAGCTGGACATTCTCTCCAATGATCTGATCATCAACATGATCAAGTCATCTTTTACCTCCTGTGTGCTGGTGTCTGAAGAGAATGAAAAGGCCATCATTATAGAGCCAGAAAGACAG GGCAAATACATTGTGTGCTTTGATCCTTTGGATGGCTCCTCCAACATCGACTGTCTCGTCTCCATTGGAACAATCTTTGCCATCTACAAAAAG ACCACAGATCACGAGCCCTGTGAGAAGGACGCCCTGCAGCCTGGCAGGACCCTTGTGGCGGCAGGCTACGCCCTCTACGGCAGCGCCACCATGATGGTGATCTCCACTGGCCAGGGAGTCAACTGCTTCATGCTCGACCCA GCGATTGGCGAATTTATCCTGGTTGATCGGGATGTGAAGATCAAGAAGCGAGGCAAGATTTACAGCTTGAATGAAGGTTATGCAAAACACTTTGAACCCGCCGTCACAGAGtacctgcagaagaagaagttcCCTCAG GATGGCACTGAGCCCTACGGTGCCCGTTACATTGGCTCCATGGTGGCAGACGTCCACCGAACGTTGATGTATGGAGGCATCTTTTTATATCCAGGAAATGTAAAGAGCCCCAAAGGAAAG CTGCGGCTGCTGTATGAAGGCAACCCCATGGCCTTCATCATAGAGCAGGCGGGCGGCATGGCCTCCACCGGCTACGAGACCATCCTGGACATCCAGCCTGAGAGCATCCATCAGCGGGCTCCCGTGGCTATGGGTTCCCCAGACGACGTGCTGGAGTACGTCGCCATCTGCCAAAAATATGCCAAGAAGTGA
- the fbp1a gene encoding fructose-1,6-bisphosphatase 1a isoform X3 produces the protein MKVGFRGPSATMSERGAFDTDVVTMTRFVMEEGKKAKGTGELTTLLNSLCTAVKAISCAVRKAGIAHLYGIAGSTNVTGDQVKKLDILSNDLIINMIKSSFTSCVLVSEENEKAIIIEPERQGKYIVCFDPLDGSSNIDCLVSIGTIFAIYKKTTDHEPCEKDALQPGRTLVAAGYALYGSATMMVISTGQGVNCFMLDPAIGEFILVDRDVKIKKRGKIYSLNEGYAKHFEPAVTEYLQKKKFPQDGTEPYGARYIGSMVADVHRTLMYGGIFLYPGNVKSPKGKLRLLYEGNPMAFIIEQAGGMASTGYETILDIQPESIHQRAPVAMGSPDDVLEYVAICQKYAKK, from the exons ATGAAGGTCG GCTTCAGAGGACCATCTGCCACCATGTCTGAACGAGGAGCCTTCGACACCGACGTGGTCACCATGACCCGGTTCGTTATGGAGGAGGGCAAGAAGGCGAAAGGCACCGGAGAGCTGACAACGCTGCTGAACTCGCTGTGCACGGCGGTGAAGGCAATTTCCTGCGCTGTGCGCAAAGCTGGGATCGCCCATCT TTATGGTATTGCTGGCAGCACCAATGTGACAGGTGATCAGGTGAAGAAGCTGGACATTCTCTCCAATGATCTGATCATCAACATGATCAAGTCATCTTTTACCTCCTGTGTGCTGGTGTCTGAAGAGAATGAAAAGGCCATCATTATAGAGCCAGAAAGACAG GGCAAATACATTGTGTGCTTTGATCCTTTGGATGGCTCCTCCAACATCGACTGTCTCGTCTCCATTGGAACAATCTTTGCCATCTACAAAAAG ACCACAGATCACGAGCCCTGTGAGAAGGACGCCCTGCAGCCTGGCAGGACCCTTGTGGCGGCAGGCTACGCCCTCTACGGCAGCGCCACCATGATGGTGATCTCCACTGGCCAGGGAGTCAACTGCTTCATGCTCGACCCA GCGATTGGCGAATTTATCCTGGTTGATCGGGATGTGAAGATCAAGAAGCGAGGCAAGATTTACAGCTTGAATGAAGGTTATGCAAAACACTTTGAACCCGCCGTCACAGAGtacctgcagaagaagaagttcCCTCAG GATGGCACTGAGCCCTACGGTGCCCGTTACATTGGCTCCATGGTGGCAGACGTCCACCGAACGTTGATGTATGGAGGCATCTTTTTATATCCAGGAAATGTAAAGAGCCCCAAAGGAAAG CTGCGGCTGCTGTATGAAGGCAACCCCATGGCCTTCATCATAGAGCAGGCGGGCGGCATGGCCTCCACCGGCTACGAGACCATCCTGGACATCCAGCCTGAGAGCATCCATCAGCGGGCTCCCGTGGCTATGGGTTCCCCAGACGACGTGCTGGAGTACGTCGCCATCTGCCAAAAATATGCCAAGAAGTGA
- the fbp1a gene encoding fructose-1,6-bisphosphatase 1a isoform X1, translating into MRSRCPEKLSPLPANNEGFRGPSATMSERGAFDTDVVTMTRFVMEEGKKAKGTGELTTLLNSLCTAVKAISCAVRKAGIAHLYGIAGSTNVTGDQVKKLDILSNDLIINMIKSSFTSCVLVSEENEKAIIIEPERQGKYIVCFDPLDGSSNIDCLVSIGTIFAIYKKTTDHEPCEKDALQPGRTLVAAGYALYGSATMMVISTGQGVNCFMLDPAIGEFILVDRDVKIKKRGKIYSLNEGYAKHFEPAVTEYLQKKKFPQDGTEPYGARYIGSMVADVHRTLMYGGIFLYPGNVKSPKGKLRLLYEGNPMAFIIEQAGGMASTGYETILDIQPESIHQRAPVAMGSPDDVLEYVAICQKYAKK; encoded by the exons ATGCGCAGTCGGTGCCCAGAGAAGCTCAGCCCGCTCCCTGCTAATAATGAAG GCTTCAGAGGACCATCTGCCACCATGTCTGAACGAGGAGCCTTCGACACCGACGTGGTCACCATGACCCGGTTCGTTATGGAGGAGGGCAAGAAGGCGAAAGGCACCGGAGAGCTGACAACGCTGCTGAACTCGCTGTGCACGGCGGTGAAGGCAATTTCCTGCGCTGTGCGCAAAGCTGGGATCGCCCATCT TTATGGTATTGCTGGCAGCACCAATGTGACAGGTGATCAGGTGAAGAAGCTGGACATTCTCTCCAATGATCTGATCATCAACATGATCAAGTCATCTTTTACCTCCTGTGTGCTGGTGTCTGAAGAGAATGAAAAGGCCATCATTATAGAGCCAGAAAGACAG GGCAAATACATTGTGTGCTTTGATCCTTTGGATGGCTCCTCCAACATCGACTGTCTCGTCTCCATTGGAACAATCTTTGCCATCTACAAAAAG ACCACAGATCACGAGCCCTGTGAGAAGGACGCCCTGCAGCCTGGCAGGACCCTTGTGGCGGCAGGCTACGCCCTCTACGGCAGCGCCACCATGATGGTGATCTCCACTGGCCAGGGAGTCAACTGCTTCATGCTCGACCCA GCGATTGGCGAATTTATCCTGGTTGATCGGGATGTGAAGATCAAGAAGCGAGGCAAGATTTACAGCTTGAATGAAGGTTATGCAAAACACTTTGAACCCGCCGTCACAGAGtacctgcagaagaagaagttcCCTCAG GATGGCACTGAGCCCTACGGTGCCCGTTACATTGGCTCCATGGTGGCAGACGTCCACCGAACGTTGATGTATGGAGGCATCTTTTTATATCCAGGAAATGTAAAGAGCCCCAAAGGAAAG CTGCGGCTGCTGTATGAAGGCAACCCCATGGCCTTCATCATAGAGCAGGCGGGCGGCATGGCCTCCACCGGCTACGAGACCATCCTGGACATCCAGCCTGAGAGCATCCATCAGCGGGCTCCCGTGGCTATGGGTTCCCCAGACGACGTGCTGGAGTACGTCGCCATCTGCCAAAAATATGCCAAGAAGTGA